The genomic window ACGAGGCGCTCCGAGCACGTGGCACGCGGTTCCCATGCAGACCTGGATGTGGCTCTCGCCTTTAGGAACAAGCCGGAAAAAAGCAAAAAACGTCGCCACACTGAACAAACGACTCAAAGGAACATCTAGAGCCGTGGCCAGGTCCGCCATCACTCCCTCCTGAAGATGACCGTGCCGGCTCTGGACCTCCTGTAGAGCCCCGGTGACCATTCCAGGCATGCCCGCCCAACGATCGGCGATCGCCCTTATTTCGCTCTCGACAAAGGCTTCGGACACGTCCATCCGCTCCTTGTAGACGAGTTGTCAGGAAGAGGCTCCCGATGTGTCCTCTTCGCATTCGTTCACAGTATCCTTCCGGGAACCCTGTCGATGTCTAGTCCGCTTCCTTGTGCAGGTAGGCGTTCGCCAGCGCGGCCGTGACCGCCCTTCGGCGCGTCCTGCCAAAGGATTCCGTATCCGCGTAAATCAGCGCTTTTGTGGGGCACGAATCCACACAGGCCGGAACATCCCGATCCGGGCATCGATCGCACTTCACCGCGATTCTGGATTCCGCCCGTTGGCGCATCATCCCGAAAGGACAGGCCTGCACGCATAAAGAGCAACCGATACATTTCTTGGCGTCATGCAACACGAGGTCTTTGATCTCGTCATGGTACGTCGCCCCGGTAGGGCAGACGTCCACACACGGGGCCTCGTGGCAGTGCCGACACAGAACCGGCACGTTGAACGAAGCGGCGGGCTCGACAAACAGCCGCTTTCTAGGCTTCTGTTTCTCGGCCAGCGATGAGAAGAGGTTCTTGCCG from Deltaproteobacteria bacterium includes these protein-coding regions:
- a CDS encoding 4Fe-4S dicluster domain-containing protein, which translates into the protein MNQTKEIFIRLDRCVGCHTCELACAVEHSAGKNLFSSLAEKQKPRKRLFVEPAASFNVPVLCRHCHEAPCVDVCPTGATYHDEIKDLVLHDAKKCIGCSLCVQACPFGMMRQRAESRIAVKCDRCPDRDVPACVDSCPTKALIYADTESFGRTRRRAVTAALANAYLHKEAD
- a CDS encoding NAD(P)H-dependent oxidoreductase subunit E, with translation MSEAFVESEIRAIADRWAGMPGMVTGALQEVQSRHGHLQEGVMADLATALDVPLSRLFSVATFFAFFRLVPKGESHIQVCMGTACHVLGAPRIRQKLERDLGVDERGVTPDRAYSVEEVRCLGCCSLAPVVRINEQTYGRVRMKDLGKLIKRGRPGGGDDAHQNP